The Cydia pomonella isolate Wapato2018A chromosome 9, ilCydPomo1, whole genome shotgun sequence sequence tgaatattGCTGGCTTTGTTTGTCAAAACACATAACAAAAGGTGTATGTTTGAGTGccaattactttaaaaatagaGAGATAACTCCTTAAATATATCAATCAAATGAGTATAATCCTGTATTAATACCTCGACAACGAAGCGCGCAAGAACTCACTTGTGGCTTTGCAGAACGCTCgacgataattatgtttttttttttatattataggacattattacacaaattgactaagtcccacagtacgctcaataaggcttgtgttgagggtacttagacacattatatataaaatataataaatatttataaatacttaaatacatagaaaacacccatgactcaggaacaaatatccatgctcattacacgaatacatgcccttaccaggatttgaacccgggaccatcagcttcgtaggcagggtcactacccacgaggcaaAACCGGTCGTCGAGGCAAAATTTTGTTATGGACTTTTCTTTTTCCTAAGATGTCGATACAATTTGGCGGATAGACAAAGTTCAGAAATTTCCCTAttcttataaatcttataatagaATCCCTGttctattataaaattataaaaatcgtTTCCtggtcatatttttatagtatgcttaactcgttcgcgtcttttcctgtagacatcgctaAGTTTAGAGAATCCAAAGTTAATTTTTAAGCCATTCCTAACATTTTtccagtacttgagactcaaatgaGAAAAACattatcccccttattcataaacgtgtactaaagttacgatgccgctgatcatcgtttgtccctttccatcataccaatacgtcggaaagggacaaacgatgatcagcggcatcgtaactttagtacacgtttatgaataagggggtataagtatatatatacctGGCTGGTTAACTTTTAtgtattggctacaatagtagGTAACCTTTTTCTGAAATGTGTTTGGCGCCTCCTGAGGTACAGTCatgtctgaaaacatcgacacgatcgaagtcccaaaaatatgtatacacgaccttatggcccatttATTGGggaagtgtatacatatttttggcactttgtccgtatcgatattttcagacgtgaccgtaccaaaACGTATAGTAATATCGGATTTATTTTTTCCCACGAATGattttgtacctatttatttcgctcaaggtaccgctggtgtgatatcgtggaggcggacctgcgtcggctgaatgccaattcatggcaggaaaccgcgctggatcgggacaggtggcgttctctcgtttcggaggccaagattctttttggatcgctgagccaaagcagttagtttagttagttatttCGCTCAAAATAAGGAGCTCTTCACaccagattttttttatccaaatctaaaaaatcggccaaaaaAAGGTTGTCAGTATTGCGTGCTTTGTTATGGATGATATTGAGCAATGATTCAAGTTTCTAGGGGTTATCTTTCGAAAATTACGCTCCAATGTAATTGTTCCATATTTTAATGTTGCCCTATGTATGATCTGTATTTGGAGGATGAGAAAATTTGGGATTATTGGTGTAATTAACATTAATGTAAGTTTTTTATGGGAATCACGCGGAGAGCGGTGATGactatgatatataaataacaaaatgccTTTTTGCTGGTCAAAGATATGCAAATGTCTAATTGAATGCTTGAAAATCACGAAAGTTCAAATCAACGAAGTGTGGTCgagtattcaattttttttttctcagtatTACAGTTTAAGGTACAAATTTAATAAGAAATTAAATGCAttttaaggttgtctggaagagatcgctctttagcgataagaccgcctgtggtctgcctctatcattaatcaattgttatttctttaagctgtatcttttactgaggtgtgccaataaaaaaaatcattatttcatgtatttctaaaataaatacgatCATACAAAAACATTTGCCTTTGAAAGACATTTTGTTGTCATTTATGTATCATAGTACAAAATAGTGATGGCCAGTTCCAAGCGCCTTGTGACCAGATCCGGATACTGGTGCCGGTACCAGTATCGGTTTTAGCTGGGTAATACCGGGTTGCTGTTCAGCAGTACCGGTTCCGGCTACGCAGTACCGGTTTTCGATACTCTGTAGCACCGAGCTTTGCTAGTCAGTACCGGTTTCGCTAGTCAGCAGTACCGGTTTCTGCTGGACAGTACCGGTTTCTCGGCGTTTGTGTTACCGGGCAGGCGGAGGCGCGCTGCCCCACCTATTTTTGTACCGGATACCACGACCGAGGCAGTACcggtttttatttgatttaaatcGACGTATTCGAGAGAACTTCACTGccactaatttaaaataaaaatattggaaatgattattgacttttattttatacgaCAGCCGTGCCAAGGAGTAACTCAAAGGAGTTTCACCAAGTACCTAAACTTGACAAAAGTGGCAAAACATAAACTGTCTTTCTGTATGTGTTCGAAATACCcatgtttgaaaaaaaaccggctcgaaggaccatatgtagccgccgtgcaggtctggatctcgacgacttaaataaaacttcgattcaTAATGAagcgaagtataatcttccaaagggtactggtttacaagggttcttgtcaaaacggttcaatgtagaaaagtgggtgttgatagtatggaggatgatgaaagagtgatttgcaatatttgatcagtacaaaaggtttaaatttaaatgcttctaattggccgcgatacagattatgtggagcgctcctattggtgcttttaaaaagcctccgaatactagccgagcccgacggctgcgtttagctactgcattgatttttatataataataagttgcattcgcaacacaAACTATCAAGAAGACCTAAGTACGAGTACTAGATatacctagtttttttttcattaaagaaTATTAAGCAATTTTcacgtatatttttattgaaaacacgctttaaaaatactaacaattacttttgaaaccaaaataatgtaaatgaatatattacctatattctataattataattgttacatatttgatgtgacttatttttcaaaaatggtgataaataaaaagacacgtcaagtttgtttaccttttttcccAATGCAAAAAAACGAAATATAGACCTGCCGGCCTACCGCAAACACAATTCGTAATTTGCGGACATTTTTcccttttactccaattaaggcgtaattagagtgacagagtaaggtgcccgcaatttgcgaacttcggtgttcgcggtaagccctctgggGTTGGCAAACTGCGAGTCGTGCGCTGCATGCCGCTCTTTGGAGTTGCAATTGTGGCTCTCCAAGACACCCACAATGTTAAACTACCTACTTAGAGCTTAGAGCACTCAAATCAAGTGTtatggctctttatcatttcgGAAACTAGGCCTCATTGCGATTAGTCCgattttctcacgatgttttccttcagcgAAAAACGACtgataaaaattaaatgcgtatacataagttccgaaaaactcattggtacgagccggagtttaAAGTGtgtaaacccgcgacctccagattgcaaatCGTACGCTCCTACCGCAGAAATACATGTAGGTAACATgtaatatattaagtatatacgtGTCTCAATCTTGAGACATCACGCCCGGCGTGTCCCCCTGCCGTCGTTTACGCTGAGTAAGCAGTCTACAAGCTGAAGTGCCAGGCGTCTCAGTTACGCGTCTACGCTGGGTCCTCTGTGTACAACGTTCATACTGCTTGTATCTTAATACAACCGCAAAATTAAacgagacgtaggttttagtgatatgaaacgatttgtaatttttaagaatttaataagatttaatgttgccttacactatattttcataaagaatgtagattCAGAGTAAAACGCGagtttctcctggatggtacacattttccaagatggctgcgattcctcgaggcccccaaatgtcaaatggtacggtcatgaaaaaggggcctttaatttatatacataccaaatttcatgactgttccaaagatttcgaggttgatcctaatccgattgtgctaaatGAACTGTTAGTGATTGAAAATGAAATGTCGCCTGAGTCACAAAAAATCGTCGATCACACGTCCATTGAACTGTAACATTAGCTCAACATTAAAATTATGTTCCTGAAAACAATGCAGTGAAGATATTTCGAATTATTAACTTATTGGGATACTTAAATTGATAATAAGCACTGGTGGCCGCTACCGCTACCGCTAGCTTACCGCTAGGTAAGAGCGTGCGTCTTTCAACGCGGAGGTtgcgaaccccggctcgtaccaatgaggattttggaacttatgtacgaaatatcatttgatatttaccagtcgcttttcggtaaagaaaaatatcgtgaggaaaccggactaatcccaataaggcctagtttacatTCTGGGTGTGAAGGTCGGATGGCAGTAGCTTTagtaaaaactagagcctacgccAATCAGAGATGGGCATTTCGTAATTGATTCCCGATTTCATGATTACTCGAAATTACTTTTGGAATCTGATTACCGGTTCCCAGATTACTTTGTAATCTGACTAGCTGATTACTAAGTACAATTACATTTGAGGAATCAGGAATCATCTGttggaatattaaaattactagtaattgGGAACCAGTGTAGATTCGTTATTACAGGAATGGATTACTTGATTCCTTTCAGAttacttcaaaatatattttgttatacataaagctatatttctgactacagacgtaaagtatatttcgatttactatatagatgcatcttatttgtatccggtgtgcagatttcaaaaattatgcccatttgaaatccaaaatggccatcattttcgaaatctgtattccctaaaacctataaaacgacatccatgacgatttttatggcatactgcatggccgccatcttggattccaaaatgggcaTAATTTTTCGAAATCtccactccctaaaacctacaaaacgacTTCCATGTCGACTTTTATGAGATACTGCATGGGCGCCATCTTGGAttacaaaatggtcatcattttcgaaatgtGCACTcctgaaaacctataaaacgatatccatgacgatttttatcacgtagtgcacggccgccatcttggatttcaaaataatcattattttacagtaattatagagtttcacacataaaatgtatttgtcttctgggataaaaacgaaggaaattattttgacattaagtaattgtaatttagtctggataatattacgtaatcagattactcgagtaattgattaccgaggaatcacgattacacttgtagttagatatattcaattccGAAGGAATCAATTACGCAAGTAATCGGCGGGATTGAATACAGTAATTTAGATTACCAAAGGAATCGATCACTAAGGAATCATGAttactgtaatgtaatgtgtaatttaattccAAAAGTAATTGATTACGCCCAACTCTGACGCCAATTCCAgaaattagttgtcaagcggaccccaggctcccatgagccgttacaaaaataccgggacaacgcaaaGAAAAAGAAGGATAAATTGATAATAagaatgaaaattttaaatattaattaaattagagCAAGCAGAGAGAAGAAGAAAACCAGGACTGCATTATCCCAGCTTAATATCGGACGGGCATTAAAATGGAAAATCCGAAACTGCGCGCCGTCAAAGGCCGGGTATTCTTTTGGGACATGGATAACTGCCTACTGGATCCTGCATTTCAATGTAGCCCCCACGTCCCCAGCTGATGgactagggggggggggggcagtctatatggccgatggccaaggggagggggaggggcaAATATATACTTAGAAATTTTGTTCTCTAGGGGGCGACTGCTCCCCCCTCCCCTGGCGACGCCCATGAATGTAATATGTAATGGAGTAAAGAGTCCGTGTAAGCTAACTTTGTACCaacttgaacagaacaaagtgaggaatatcattataaacgtcatattttcttaGAAATATGACAATAATGATGACATATCCACACTTCGTCCAAATCCCATCAAATCAAAATCCCATTCCATTTCATTGTCAAATGCCATTCCGAGTTAGCTTGGTTCtactctaaataatttattttcggaaattaaaaaaggtcCAGTTTTTGAAAGGATGTATCGACTTTTTCTTGTCCCACAATAAAATGACGGGGTACAAGAATTCTTCTAACAAATTGTGCTAATATTGTCGCCTGGCTGACGTAACAGAAACACAACAATAAATAGTTGATTCGCCCTAATATTTCACAGCAAAccacatatattatataattatatttgtttgtacGCCTAATGGCAAGGCTATGGTGATTTATATATGTTCAGAGTGGGAGTGTTAAAGAGTTCGTTTGGTTTTATTTCGTTCGGTTTTAAAACACAACAAATTCAACTctattttctaataccattgaTTCAAATTGATTGTCTATTTTCGTGGTACGGTGGACCGCTAGAGGATAGCCCGGCAAACTAGTTTTGTCGGTAATAAAAAACTAtcgtaatgtatttttttctatcggtTCTTAAGGGAGGGACCTTAcacatttaattttcaaaaccgAAGTTATCCCATAAGTATTCCGTGAGCAAAGTTTTGTACGAAGCACTAAAAATTCTCAAAAACatgtctaatatttatttatttcagttatatatcgttaccctgcataccgTAGCAAtacaattttagtataaaatacctTGTGATACAGCGGAGAGATATGACAAGCAAAATTTAAaacagaagtttttttttcagagttaTTGAGATTAAAATTAGAGACGAACATCAAGCAGGTCGCAAGAATCGCGTGTTGTGCCATAtattttgtccctttctaatttcctggctttccGCTCTCTCTTAATTATGGAGAGAGTCGGGCAATGCTCCACCTAGTACGAGGTAGTCTGTGTTAGAATATCCACTGCACGGCAATCACGGCTGCAATCGAGGGAGGGCAAACACGGCACCTTCGGCACCTTCGATTTGGATTGCTCCTGCCCccggaggccaattcgaacttcaAAAACATTACCTTGATTGATATAACTTGACACGACTGACGCGCACCTTTACGCCACAGACCAGTGTATAAAATTTATTGTCAATGATCAAAAGCGCGTCGAATATCGAAATTACGATCGACATGATCTCCGGTGTCACTGGAAGTATTGAATTAAGAATGAATATGTTATGTGATTgagtaaattatttgatttagtAACAGTATATGTTAAGATATAACCGTCCCAccatatactcgtatatctcCTGAATGCAGTACAAATGTCTTCCAGAAGcggtaatattttatattcgttaggagtaactttttatttacaataacaatttatgtatacataaaagttatatacaaaggtattactataactagcttagatctaaaataggccctcgaggcattgtaccaaggacgctggcggcatttcctcgttgtatcacaatgctgatacgttgtgcgaggtgCCCGCCagttcttcggtcaccagttacgtccttcgcgatttctgcaaaaacttgtgcgcgctgggaccccatggacctagtttcaacgccaaatgttacaaaatggtactctctaccgaggctcttatatttattcgTCACGTTTTTGGATTTGTTTCTCTTGAAATGTTCATATACTTACAGGCGGATATATTTTTTGTCGTTATTCTGTCCCGTCAGCCAGGCGACAATAGTAGCATAGTTTGTTAGAAGAAATGGTCTACTATATACGTTCTAGTAATATAGTAACTGACCCATTATGGTAAGGCTCTTTATAACTTCcataaaatgtatgtttggttattttaaccctttataacttttataaggCATAAAGGGTTTCAGGATTATGCAAAGTTGGACCCTATGGAGTTGGAAGTTGGGGAAaatattccctctgccttattAAGGCTTACATACCATAAAACTGGGATTTAAAAAGTGACCCATATCGTAACCACcgttcctcaagaatcactctattgatggCAGAAAACAGCATTAACACCgttcagtcgtttttgagtttatcgcgaacatacatacagacacgCGACGGGGGACTTTATTAGGTGAAGGCTTCTATTTTGCACGCTTCAATTATCTTAAATGCTTAAGTGTCGTTCAAGACCTGCGCTGCGAGGTATATCACCGAAGTACCTAAGTATTAGGTCCTATTGCTAGCTACTCGTTGACATGTCTTTGGTATAATTTCAATAAATCAAGTTGAGATTTCTAATACTTGATTGCACTGCCCCCATGCAGTCTGAagtactatattatatacactTTCAATTCACCAGCGTTTGCTTTATTTGTGTCTGTGGATTTTTGTGGAATATTTGAGATTGAAATCTATTTTATGGGTTCCGTGACTATGCGCGATGAGGTCAGGCAAGACATCTCGgtgatgtttttttataaccaatatcaaaattataaagaaaaaaaatccaatccttctttgtgttttattatataaatatatgtaatactagaatagaatagaatatctaTCCTATCCTTTCCCGGGTCTCAAACTAATCTCATAAATGTCAAGCCTAAAAGCGGTTTTAATGAAAAATCGAGCAATAACGTCCGCGATACGCCAAATGCAAAATTGCCATTGCCATTTTGCCGTGCACCCAGCgaatacttttaatttttacaagatGTTTCCATTTATCAtcgaattaaatgaaataaaaaatcttccttaaaaacaaacaatttattgACAACCTACAAAAGTAGGCGTTTCAGTAAAAAAAGAACAttacaaatttaacaaaaaaaaagtaattcaaaaagTTCGAGATAACGCCGATCAAGTTTACATATCGTTCTAAATAAAATGTCTGCAGATAGCATTTATTCCACACAAaacggtgtattcccatttttCGGTCACATATAAACCAGACTACATATTAACCAATTCCACTTTCACATatctttcctttttttttagttttcatagACGGAGTCTTAAGTGCGTACTACCATGTGTGAGGCAGTATATTACACACCAAACTTCCGCGATGGCAACCTCAATTGTTTATGTTTACCCACTTGGCCTAAGGTGTTTTGCAAGAATCCATGCGAGTCTTCAACCGCTTCTCGGCCGCCGTCATCTTATCCAGCACGTCCTGCAGCTCTGGCCAGGGCTCGTAGCGCTGGTGCAGCACCAAGTGCTTGTGGACCGTGGGGTACCGCATGTCCATGGTACGGGAGATCGAGTTGTTCCGGCTGTGGACGAATTGCAACTCCACCTAGGAAGGACGAATTACAATATCAAGTCTATTTTTGACCTTGAAATATCAATACAAACTgcatttatgcaaagtttattaaGACGTATTTTCGGTCCATTCCAAGATCTTACCTATATGCCTaacataatgcataaaaaatattaggtttttgctttatttgcaaacaatacattttcaggtattgattgattgactaAACGGATAGGTGCAAAACATTGTAGCGGTATCTTAGACTATACTTTCTAATCTAAGTTGAGTGTGCACACTCAGAAATGACTTATCGAATAaaagggtgaatcaacttttattgttttgttatcctgtcccgttgtccaagggacaacagtggcacagtttgtttgaagagacgttgtatgccgttctattaacatgcttagtagggggcccattatggacattggttataacgaccacaaaaacgcaagtttgatacatttaagtaccataaaatcagtatttcaatgaacttttgtcccctggacaactaatcgtaaccatggcaacgagtgacgctaaaaagttgattctcccaaaaaataattattgattgtCTTAAGAGcattaattagaaaaaaaaagaaaccagtCTCTGAGAAACTAACTTAATTTACGCTCAGGATTCTACCATTACAAAACGGAATTAAATATCTGTTAGGTACACGTTCTCGTCTGAGCAGCATTCTCGCTAAACAGCGAGTTAACAACAAATGCGTAAGCTGGTGATAATGATCGGTTAAATAACGGAAAACGCATGACATTATTGCATTGCGCTTGTTGTTACCAAGCATCTCTGTACTTAAGTCGTTCACCATTTTTGCATGCCCTCTCCTATTTAGATTTAAGCAAAGTATTCTATTCTCTTGACCATTTACAAACGGTAGAGCAACTCATCGATAAGCATAGAGAGTTCCGAATACCACTctacatacaatacaacaaaaataatgacaaatcatatagaaaaagaaatatttatagaaGACATTAAGCTAGACTATGTAAAAGAGTATATATACCTAGGGAAACAGATATCCTTCAGACCGGATAGCAACATGGAAGAAGTAGAGAGGCGGATAAATAAAACATGGAACAAGTTCTGGAGTATGGCAAATATGGTCCTGAGCGCCCTGCCCctacatttaaaaagaaaagtaCTGGATTCCTGTCTCCTTCCCACACTTAACTACGGTTGTCAAACGTGGAAATACACAAGCTACATAAAACAGAAGATTAGAGCATGTCAAAGGGCAATCGAAAGAAAAATTTTAAAAGTCAGATTAATAGATAAAATACGTCACAAAAATATACGAGAAAAAACTGAAGTAATTGACGCTCTCGAACACTCACTAAGACTCAAATGGCAGTGGGCTGGTCACATCGCGAGGATGCCAGATGAAAAATGGACAAAACGATTAACTACCTGGAAGGGACCAAGTGGGAAACGAGGATCTGGGCGCCCCCGCGCTCGCTGGGCAGACGACATAGAGAGAGTGTCGAGCAACTGGCTCACAGAGGCACAAGACCGACAACGATGGAAgaggttggaggaggcctatacccgAAAGGGGTCCTAACACTTTTTTAGATTagtatattatagtatttagtttaaaaatagtttgcgAAGTGGTTATGGAataaaaaggctttttatttatttatttatttattttatttattgtattctcAGTGATTTAAGTAAAtctttagaaataaataaatatctgaacccataaaatattattatttcacatACCCGACTTTTACAAGCGTACAAGCATGCCGCAAACACGATGATTACATCAAAGATACACACAACGAACAACGGTATAGTCTCCCAGTAGTGTTTCATCGCATACATCATTCTGAGCCTATCGGGTATCCTGTTGTTGCTATACTGGCTTGCTAGACCAAAGTTCATAAAGCGTGTTGGCACCTGAGATGGGGCCCTAGGTGCCAGGAAACTGTGTGTGGTGTACCGAGGCCCCATAAGCGCGGGCAACGCCGGACGCCACGCCACGGTAGCACTGTTATACAATTTTGAGAACATGGTTACAGtctaaatgtaatataaaatgaCTAAGGAACCTCAGGCCCCTTAGTCATTAATTTAGAGAATTTTTTATACTTTCGGTAATGTAATTTTGACAGTCTTCTTTCGATAGATTTGACGTAGGTATACATaagagtatatatatatagtcatGTCAGCACAAAGAGGTATTATTGGTACTATTATTCCTAACATGAGTAAAGTACAGTTAGCAGCAGACGTAGCTACTCGGGCCAGTTTGATCAATATGGTGCACACGCTTTTAGATAATTTTAAGACGTCGCCCGCTTGACTATTTTTACTGCTGATCATACCATTTGGTAGGGATTCTGTGTAAGAATAGCATAACttgaaatcaaattttaaatctaATAGGCACTAAATGGACACAAACATTGCAGCGGCATTATTAATAGCAcacattttgaaattttgtgttttgttgttgATACAATCTCACTGGATAACTATTGCTGCATGCAAAAAATTTGGGTTGTCTGGCAATTTCATTCTTTTCGGTGATCGACCCGAACGACCCAATGTCATAGCGACATTAAATACTTAATGATGAGTAATTTATAAAACCATTACGCTTTGTTCGTAAATACAGTCATTTTTATTCGAAAAGCATACATCattattttaacatgtttatttttgtcGATTCCTCAGAGCACAAGGCTTGGCTTCCTTCTCAGCCATCTTATCAAGAACATCCTGCATC is a genomic window containing:
- the LOC133521049 gene encoding uncharacterized protein LOC133521049, yielding MFSKLYNSATVAWRPALPALMGPRYTTHSFLAPRAPSQVPTRFMNFGLASQYSNNRIPDRLRMMYAMKHYWETIPLFVVCIFDVIIVFAACLYACKSRVELQFVHSRNNSISRTMDMRYPTVHKHLVLHQRYEPWPELQDVLDKMTAAEKRLKTRMDSCKTP